ATTACTTATTTTGATTTCCTTCCCAAAATAAGAAAAAATAAAATCGCTATTTTCTGGCGATTTCTGCTGCGCATTTTTAAAGAATCCGGAATTGAAATGAATGTTCAGAACTGCATCATCTGTTTCCAAAATAAATCCTTTGTTTCATTTTATCCTTTAAAAAACGGTTTTGTCTGTAAGGAATGTAATCAACGGATTATGGAAGAAGCAATGATCAATATTTCGTCTAGATCAGCGGAAATTTTTCAGAAGTTGGAAATAATCGGAAAAGTAATCGATGAGATCGAAATCTCTAAAAATGAGATCAAACAAATAAACAGAATTTTTTTAGTACATCTTTCTGAACATTTCCATAAAAGATTCCATCTGAAGAGTCTGGAGATGTATAAATGAAAAAACGAGATATTGTAAATCTGGTAATTCTGATCATTGTCATTTCTTTTGCAGCATACAGATTTTATCATCGAAAATATAACTTTGCAAAAAGCAGATTTGCATTGGATACAATCGTTGAAATTACCTTTACTACTTCAAATAAAGATTCTAATCCTTTGTTGGATAGAGCATTTGATTTGATCGAGGAATATGAGAAAAAATTTTCATTTTTTCAGAAAGGAAGTAAACTTTGGAACATTAACCATTCCGAAATGGACAGCGTTCAAATCGATAAAGAATTTTTTGAGATTTTAAAGATCAGTGAAGACCTATTTTATAAAAGCGGTTCATTATATGATGTTACGATCGGAAGTTTAAGCGAGCTCTGGGATTTTTCAAATACTCATATTCCTTCCCGAGATTCTATTGAAATCGCTCAACATTCAATTGGATTTGAAAAAATAAGATATTCGGAAAATTATCTTTTCAGACCTTCGGAAACAAAACTGAATTTCGGAAGCCTGGCAAAAGGATATATTATTGATAGAGTTGTAGATTTCCTTAAGGATAATTTAGTTGAATCAGGAATTATTAA
The Candidatus Cloacimonadota bacterium genome window above contains:
- the recO gene encoding DNA repair protein RecO gives rise to the protein MHVRERSIKTKGIIFRKTPFKESSLILEVFSKDMGKISVIAKGIKKEKSKSTGLIEILNELEFVLHKSSASEWYILKSQSLIKAYLFETDFQTNVVMQAAVEIYRQMIISEIDAENYYDLLITYFDFLPKIRKNKIAIFWRFLLRIFKESGIEMNVQNCIICFQNKSFVSFYPLKNGFVCKECNQRIMEEAMINISSRSAEIFQKLEIIGKVIDEIEISKNEIKQINRIFLVHLSEHFHKRFHLKSLEMYK
- a CDS encoding FAD:protein FMN transferase — its product is MKKRDIVNLVILIIVISFAAYRFYHRKYNFAKSRFALDTIVEITFTTSNKDSNPLLDRAFDLIEEYEKKFSFFQKGSKLWNINHSEMDSVQIDKEFFEILKISEDLFYKSGSLYDVTIGSLSELWDFSNTHIPSRDSIEIAQHSIGFEKIRYSENYLFRPSETKLNFGSLAKGYIIDRVVDFLKDNLVESGIINAGGDMRIFGYEKPVRIGIQHPRAEQNEVIEILQAGNQAIVTSGDYERYFEIDGKRYHHILNPETGYPSENAISVTVIAPSAVIADAYSTALFLMKPEKAIEIADQNENMEVIVYYQNEDEIDNLKSKNFSRYLVEK